GCTTGTCCCCGGTGTCGAAGCGCCGCCCGGCGAAGCGGACGGCGTAGAGCGGACGTCGCTCCCGCAGGCGACGCAGCGCGTCGGTGAGCTGGATCTCGCCGCGGTGGTCGGGCGGGGTCTCGGCCAGGATCGGG
Above is a genomic segment from Candidatus Methylomirabilota bacterium containing:
- a CDS encoding UTP--glucose-1-phosphate uridylyltransferase — translated: PILAETPPDHRGEIQLTDALRRLRERRPLYAVRFAGRRFDTGDKLGFLKATVEMALARPDLAEPFRTYLKTVI